A segment of the Labrus bergylta chromosome 11, fLabBer1.1, whole genome shotgun sequence genome:
TGCTTTATGTGTCACACTGTGTGGTTTGACCTTCTCATTCAGGCCGCTCTACTTCAGCATGTCAAAGTCTTAAGTTAGTCTTCAGGaaagacttcttcttcttctgttctgtCACGTAAAAACCTTCTTCCAATTGGCTGCTGAGCAGATCAGCTGTCAAACCTCCTCAGTCTCCGCATCCTGATATCCTCAGCGCTGGCCTCCGGTGGCAGGTGGAAACcgtaaggaggaggaggcggagctcctctctgattggtttgtcctgaaacaaaacaatgcaggatttaaaaaaaacttgaaactgAAGCTGAATTGTAAAAAGTTTTAGGAGTTCAGTGTCACTCTgacccctcctcttctccctcaccCCTCTCATTCAGACTGTTTCTGATGGCTGCCTCGAGCTGCTCTTCCTCCGTCATTCCTCCTGAGTAAGATGATGAAGGAGGTGATGCATCATTGGGTGCATACTGATGGTATCCTGAGTATCCTCCACCAGTGCTTCTGTAGCCTGCACGGAAAGGCAGGacgcaaaacacacacacacgcacacacacattaaacacaaagaaagaaagaaaatgaaaaatcaaaaaattgACGATTTCTACTGAAGGTGTCAAATTTTCAAAAGTGATGTAGTtcattttaaattacttttgAGTTTTTCTGCAACTTGATCTGTTCTGTGTAACGACTGTATAAATTAAGTGTACATAGCCCttcatacttttacagacttgcttttatgtgatgtcgtcttctaaATAATCGTAATTCTGAGCAtatcacaacatttttaaaaaccacaaTGAAATCCAATCGTGACTCAAGTGTGGTGATGATATCATATCGAGGGGCCTGTGGTGATTCCCACCCCGAGTGATCACACCCAGGTTACATAAGTTCAAAGTCCTGTAATGCAGATCAATGCTTTGTTAATCTCTGGAGGAGCATACTGTGTGTAAGTTAAATAACTTTGTGTGAGCGTGCAGCACCTGAAGAGCCTGAAGAGCTGAAGTTCACACCGGGCCGGGAGTTATATCCGTTTGATGTCACGAGCGCTGGATTCATGAAAATAtgcaaacatgatttttttcagtACAAAGAAAGAGTAAGTTCAACATTTTAAGTCcaatttaaatctaaactgagGTACACAGCTTTGCacatgggcggctgtggctcagtggtaaagtCGGTCGTCTCTCGATGATGAGGactcagaagactagaaaagctatacaagctcaagtccatttagcatttacaTGCTCTCGAAGATGTCACTGGTGTTTTAAATTCTTAAGAGTAACTTCCatgtcatttaaataaacaatacTGATGAAGACTGAAAGTCAGACCTGCACATTTCTTCATGATGGCCTTCAGTGGTCCAGCTGTGTAGAGCAGACCCACCAGGATACCTGCCAGGTGACCAACAAAAGAAGTCCTGGAGAAGAAGAGAATAAGTTATCTTTAACTTGTGAAACACTGCCATCTGGTGGACACTTTGATTAATAGCATCTCACTGTAAGTGGTTACAGGTCAAGTGTTTGAGAGTCAGACCTGAGctcaaaatgttaaagaggTCTGATAGaaaggtttaaatgtttctgtcagGGTGAGATATTGTTCTATGACTTTAAACAAAGTACTCCTgtgcttctctttctccttctctttagTGTTTCTCAAAATCAGCTCTCTGGTCTTTCTACAGAAACCCCGGTTTTAAAAGACTTGGTTGAACTCGTCCATTCAGCATGTGTTGGCAGTGCTAGTGTGCATCATCATGCATTAAATGGAGGGTTGTTGCTGCTACGGTTAGCTAATGGATTCTGCATTTTGGTGAAAAAAGCTCACCCAGGTGAAGTTATGTGGATCAGCACGAGCTCAGCCCAGCTAGCGTATTGATTGGACACAGGGAACCCCATCACATACGTCACTCCTCCAGGGTTGTAATGGTTATTGAGCACCTTCAGCGCGAACAGGACGCCTTGAAACACAATGAACCAACCGttaaaagaaggagaaaagaacTGTGTTAAGACACATCAATGTTGTATCGCTTCAGGAAAGAAAAAACgcagaaaaagcaacaaaaatgaaaaaacaagacaacaaatgTACAGAAATGAAGTGAAGACGACACAAAAACGCTGCTTggataaatataatttataacaATTAAATGTAACTCCATCATAAAAGAAAACTTGTTAAAGGATAACATTTAGtctaacaaataaaacatgtaaaacatttgctttttgaacTTTTATCTTTATAAAGACTTTGCTGTATTTCTATGAAATAAGACTCtcagactccctcaattcttttaaatctcttcttaaaacgtacttttacagacttgtttttatgtgatgtcgtcttcttgatgtcttctcttactggttttactatttttatcttcttttacttcttactgtccttttatttatgctcttatcttaactccttatgttttaacttggtcatttcttatcttactttgtctatttatgtttcatatttatatttactttttattttcattaatattatagtttttgtttgttttatcctttaaccacttgtttctatttctttttctgctcttaccttcttattgttgttatctttttatttgtttttatctcttttagtttcttacatctttttaaatctttgctcctcttggtctcagctcgtgttgttgggttcttatgatggttcttatgatggttcttgtgatggttcttgtgatggttcttgtgatggttcttgtgatggttcttatgatggttcttgtgatggttcttgtgatggttcttgtgatggttcttatgatggttcttatgatggttcttgtgatggttcttatgatggttcttatgatggttcttgtgatggttcttatgatggttcttgtgatggttcttatgatggtcgggttatatatgtctgttgggtatcgtgcactttgggttcttttctgttgaattgtatttaattatttttagtattttgtatttgtttgttcttactgttgtttatgttcttctgtgtttggtttagtttgttcttgtttttgctgtttgtcaaagcactttgtaaacttgtgtttttaaaaggtgctttataaataaagttattattattattattattattattattattattattagattttttggctttatttttctgatGACTTCGTCTTTGACAACAGTCCTATTTCTAGTCTGTACATCTTAGAGGAGTTTGCCAGAGTCGTCCGTACCTGAGAAGCCAACAGCACAGACCATGCTGTAGGACTGATCCTGGGTCAGCTCCGTCAGCCCCGCCTCCAGCACCAGGTAGACCAATCctgtgagcagagagaagaCTGACAGCAGGTAGGCGAACCAGGCTCCACCCAGACGTCTTTCCAGACTGATCCCTTTCCAGAGGAAGGACGCCATGTTGAAGTAGAGGTGCCAATCATCAACGTGGTGCAGCGGGGACAGCAGGAGGCGGCGCCAGTCTCTAAACCAGTACGCCTGCTGGACACTCACACAGGCCTAGGAGTGGAcaggttgaagtttttacattAGTGCTTCAAATATCCGCTCAATGACTACTTTATCATTCTGAAATaatatcattatttatttatttttttttgtcaaatttattcaattcaaagaaacaataaagttaagaaaaacaaacaaacataaaaactcaaattttgaatgaaaaggagcagaaagaagattaatcttataatatcggcccctctttcacaaaacattaattaaaacaaaacagaacacttaattcaaaaacaattaaaattaaattaaattaaattggctGCAGGCACAGCCACCGGCAGCCCCATCGTAAGTCCTCCTTAACAATTCATTATGCACCGTACAAAGTCTATCCCAATACATTTTTGTCACAGCATCACGAAAAAAAACAGTATCTCACTGACatatttccacatatttattcaacaaactggctttaatttttcttttaaatatcacgtttgattttgattctttagtttctctgttGAGATTGTTCCATAAACCGATTCCTTTCACAGTAAAACAACGTTCCCTCAATTTGGTTCTGAATCTCGGTTTATTAAAGTCTGTGTTCCTTTTAAATTAGAAcggctttcccttttttcaaatctgtttttcGGCAATGTTTTCTGATTAGCTTTAAACATAATTTGCAGAATACTGTAATAATAACCTCTGCTTTGTGTTGTCAGGGCTGCATCGATGCATTACCTTCATCAGAGGAGCTGCAGGGAACAGGTAAAGGTACGCATTGAGTCCCAGAACAGCCAGGGTGACGGGGGGTACGTTGTCCAAGCCCACCTGGAACAGCTGGGAGGCCAGGAGCAGCAGGCCCAGATGGGATCCCCTCGGGCGGTTCCGCATTCTGAATACAACCTGGAAGGAGAAAACTAAAAGATTATCCGCAAAGAAGATGAAACTGAGCTGCCCTGCTCTCTGGTAGCAAGAAGGAgactcactttttaaaaagagtgTTATGGATGATCTGAGGTCAAggataaagaagaaaagagtctgcagcagctggatTCACCACTTAGACTGAACATCAAATCTCTGAGCCAAAATAAGACAATAAAGGAGTCATGGTTCGTTTTATTAAAAAGTCACCAGTGTGCCTTTAAATAGACACCCTAGAATATTATGTGACCCATAGATGcacaaatattttgaaaaagggtttctgtttattaaatatctatttaatgatttatttcctGATTAAACACGTGGTCACAAACAGATGATGATTAACTAAAATCTccctaaaaaacaacaacaaacaacctgAGCCAGTTCATAACCAAGCAGTaatatttaagttgttttttttgttttgcaaaacGTCAATTATTAAGTATTTATAACATATCTATAGACAACTGTATCCCcaacatacatatatatatatataaatatataaaactatCTTTAAACTCACTGTGAGTTCAGTCGCTCTTCAGGAAGTTTACAGACCACAGCTGTGAGGGAGTTACATCCGGGATACTCTGGATAATGCTCACACGTcgtcaacaaaaacacatgcaaacttTTATACAAATCTAAGATTCACGTCTGCAGAATTTATTTCTCCGTATTTCATCATTTCTAGAAGACTCCTATCCCGCGGTATCATAAAGCGTAAATTACAGTATTTCCGCTTCCGGGTatgagttttttcttttcttttcttttttttatttttatttaaccaatTGTACCACTCTGTACTTTCCCGAAATCGCACTGCAACTGCTGCGTTTTAATAAGTGATAAAGTATTATTTATCCTACCTGACAACTGTTGGTGGCGGTGGGTAAGCTGTCACATGACCACACCAAAGGTACGCAGTTGGCGCAGGCGCATCACGGATCTAAATGCAGTGAGCGTAATATGGAAAATTTGTGTTTGCTGCCCTCCAGTGGTCAAAGAGAGGAACTACATTATTCAATTAAATTAGCTTTATTAgcatgaatgtgtaaatatattgCCAAAgcaaataataacaaataatacaacaacaataataataataataataataataataatgataatgataataataatgataataataataatgataataataaaaatgatgataatgtaataataataataataatgataataataataatgatgataatataataataatgataataataatgataatgataatgataataataataataataatgataatgataataataataataataataataataataataataataatgataataataatagtgataataataataataataataataataataataatgatgataatataataataataataataataataataataataataataataatgtaattaaGTCAAATCATTTCTAGTTAGAACAGATCATGTAGTAGTTTTACTTCCAGAAACAAGTAAAGTCTAAATAATATATTACATTTCGTCAAACTGTGTTAGAGGCAAATTGCAAAATAACTGATATAGAACTGTTTTATATCCGTCAGCACAAAGCTAAATCATCAGGATCCTGGTGGGATAGTTCCAATAGTTCAGGGCTTGTGCCCTTTTCTATCCATAGGGTGGGGAGTCCAGTTGTGGCAGCTGAGGCGGAAGGAGGCAGAGGActcaagggttagggttagggcttACAGGGCACATGCTGACCAAGGAACCAaacataattaaataaataaaaaattcaaacaaaaggGAAATGTGCGCGTGTTTCTATGTAAAATGTATGTTGTCAtataatctgtgtgtgtgcatgatgtgtGATATATGCTCAGGCAGTGGTGGTTAGCTAGACTTAGACTAAGCCCAGTCAACACAAGCTTATATGAAAAACTCCAGACTTATTCTCGCTCTCTGAAGGTTAGTTAAACCCTAtggttaaaacatgttttcagtgttCACATTTCAAGAGGAAAAAGAACTAGTGTGGGGTAAtgtaagaacacattttatttgagagaataaaattataaaaagaCAAAGGCTTGCTGGGATGCTGCTGATGTTTCAGATGcagctcaaaatgtttttgtttttttataatctaTGTACAagatatatgtttttaaatctatgtAAAACCGGAAGTATAATATGTCATGTCACGCACATTGACGTCAACTTGACGAAATTAACGCGTCCACAATAACCACTAGTGGGCAGTAAACTCGCTTGTTTTTAATATGAGGCAGCAAAATGATAACGACATCATGAGCAAATATTAgattatactttattgatccccagtggggaaatGTATTTAGATATTAATATGGTGCGTTTGTTTCTGTATGTTAAATAGGTTATATTGTTTTTTAGTATTCTACTAATTTTTAagacttttacttttatcaccTGCTATGAGGAATAACAAATAGACTTTATCGGCTGATCTGTCCTGGTCTATTAATCAATACTCTACAATTTCTGTAATAAAATAAGAGTTTGTCACATAGGCCTGTATGATGTCATGTTACAGTCGTAGGAGTGAACCCTCTTGCCTCCCTGAATAGTCTTTGGCATCGTTTCCTGGTTAAAAATGCAGAACCTCAACGACACCGGGATCATCTTTCTCATTAACAAACTTAAACCTCAGCCCGTTAAAGGATTCTTTCTACAACCAACTCAACCAGTTCGTGCTTTATTCACATTAAAACCCCCAGTTCACCCAGTAACATTCAGCCCAGAGTCTCCACCGCCTTAACTGATCACCAACTGGAGCTGGCGAAGAGGCTGTTGCTATAGTAACAGCGGTAAGAAGACACAGGCGAGGATCTTTTCGTCAAGTCAACCAGAGTCAGATAGACTCATACCGGAACACGCATTGTTCtgtctttcaaaataagatcATACATGCCTTAAACGTTAACacgagtaaataaataaaaaaaatcaaatggtTTCTACGTTGTTTAGAGGGGAAAAGCTGATAGAGGCAAATTACATCTCCAAAAGGGAGACTTTAATTTTAATTGAATGCGAACTGCGTAATTGGCTTAATTGAATAGCCTACTAAAACAattctaaatgtcaaaaaacGTCTACCAGATAGTGTACAAGATAAAGGTAACTCGCCTAACTTCCGGCACAGAATaacaatgtttttcatttggGTAAGCCTACATTTCAAACTTTAGAAATAAATCCAATGGGGTTGGAATTTGGGAACTGTGAAATAGTAGACCTACATCTTATGTTAAATCAAGGAAAGAAATGCATGATTTAATTGAGATTAAGTCAACCAAATCTGTTGTAGAAGTGTTGAGATGTAAATTTCAAGATCGTCTGGGAAAAAGTTGTACCCTTATTTTGAAAACGGAAGTTGAAATGGACTGTATAGTATCCAGCTTGATTGCCTACATTGTGCCGGAGCCGGAGCGGGAGAGTAGAGAAGGGGAAGCTGGAGCAggtacaggtgtgtgttttgtttgtctgtttatgaATGTGGAGGAGACGGGACGGGGCGACGacgtgaagaagaagaagaagagacggAGAGGGCTGAAAGGAAGacgaaggaggagaagaagaagaagaagagacggATGACAAGAGGGAGAGCTGGGAggaaagaggggaaaagaaaagagggaatgATGTCTGAGCGGATAGCTTCGTGTGGGAGCCTGTATGACAGCACCAACCTGCTGCTACAGTACTGCAACAACGGTGAGCAAGCTTCTCCTTCACCTCACCTGACACTTACAGAAAACAACGACCTCTTatgccttttttaaaatgcaaacaaattCACCCAAAGATGTGttgataaacatttttattgatttgatagAAACACGTCCTCACATTGTGGTTGGTGATCTCATGAGAAGCCGGATTGGATGTCGTTAAATTCAAAGGTTTATTTGATTAGCTCAGAGATTATTTTAATGtcagttttttctgttttttttatttataatttttttctgttttattttaagctttttAGGATATTTTCCTGCATATTTGTAAGTGAATAATTGTTAAAttagtgtcattttttttgttttttattttatttttattttaagctttttAGGATATTTTCCTGCATAATTTTAATTGAATAATTGTTAAATTAgtgtcattttttaatgtttttttaattttttattgtattttttattttaagctttttAGGATATTTTCCTGCATAATTTTAATTGAATAATTGTTAAATtagtgtcatttttttatgttttttattttttattttaagctttttAGGATATTTTCCTACatatttttaattgaataatTGTGAAAATATGGACATATTCCTCCTGACAGCCTGCTGTTGGCTGGGATACCTGATATGCAAAAGAAGAACCAGGTGATATGAAGCATAGaatatattttaatcatgttttttaatttggtaGTTTCTCTTAATGCGCTGACTTTATGGAAGAAA
Coding sequences within it:
- the rhbdd1 gene encoding rhomboid-related protein 4 isoform X1, which encodes MRNRPRGSHLGLLLLASQLFQVGLDNVPPVTLAVLGLNAYLYLFPAAPLMKACVSVQQAYWFRDWRRLLLSPLHHVDDWHLYFNMASFLWKGISLERRLGGAWFAYLLSVFSLLTGLVYLVLEAGLTELTQDQSYSMVCAVGFSGVLFALKVLNNHYNPGGVTYVMGFPVSNQYASWAELVLIHITSPGTSFVGHLAGILVGLLYTAGPLKAIMKKCAALVTSNGYNSRPGVNFSSSGSSGYRSTGGGYSGYHQYAPNDASPPSSSYSGGMTEEEQLEAAIRNSLNERGQTNQRGAPPPPPYGFHLPPEASAEDIRMRRLRRFDS
- the rhbdd1 gene encoding rhomboid-related protein 4 isoform X2; its protein translation is MRNRPRGSHLGLLLLASQLFQVGLDNVPPVTLAVLGLNAYLYLFPAAPLMKACVSVQQAYWFRDWRRLLLSPLHHVDDWHLYFNMASFLWKGISLERRLGGAWFAYLLSVFSLLTGLVYLVLEAGLTELTQDQSYSMVCAVGFSGVLFALKVLNNHYNPGGVTYVMGFPVSNQYASWAELVLIHITSPGTSFVGHLAGILVGLLYTAGPLKAIMKKCAALVTSNGYNSRPGVNFSSSGSSGYRSTGGGYSGYHQYAPNDASPPSSSYSGGMTEEEQLEAAIRNSLNERGEGEEEGTNQSERSSASSSLRFPPATGGQR